In Pseudoalteromonas sp. NC201, a single window of DNA contains:
- a CDS encoding class II aldolase/adducin family protein, which translates to MFELPQLNLKDKVSAEEWQLRVDLAACYRLVEHFRWGDLIYTHMSARLPGTDHYLVNAFGLTFDEVTASNLVKVDLEGNILDDTPFEINPAGFTIHSAIHEVREDAHCVIHLHTKETIAVASVECGLLPLSQHSMFSLPSLSYHGYEGLAVNMDEKKRLQDDLGTTNHMLLVNHGGLTVGPTVGDAFMRFYDLQRACEIQVAIQATGQQAVPVPQPIIDNIYNQANVVHSGSTGGQLAWPAMLRKAYRLDPSFAQ; encoded by the coding sequence ATGTTCGAATTACCTCAGTTAAATTTAAAAGACAAAGTAAGCGCAGAAGAATGGCAGCTGCGTGTTGACCTTGCCGCTTGCTATCGACTGGTTGAGCACTTTCGTTGGGGAGATCTAATTTATACGCATATGTCGGCGCGTTTGCCGGGTACGGATCATTATTTAGTAAACGCCTTTGGCCTGACCTTTGATGAAGTCACCGCTTCTAATTTGGTGAAGGTCGATCTTGAAGGGAATATTCTTGATGATACGCCATTTGAGATTAATCCGGCGGGCTTTACTATTCACAGTGCGATCCATGAGGTGCGAGAAGATGCGCATTGCGTTATCCACCTCCATACCAAAGAGACGATCGCAGTCGCAAGTGTAGAATGTGGTTTATTGCCTTTGAGTCAGCATAGTATGTTCTCCTTACCATCACTGTCGTATCACGGCTATGAAGGCTTAGCAGTGAATATGGATGAAAAAAAGCGCTTGCAAGATGACTTAGGTACAACCAATCATATGCTGCTGGTGAACCATGGTGGTTTAACTGTTGGACCAACGGTAGGCGATGCCTTTATGCGTTTTTATGACTTACAGCGTGCATGCGAGATTCAAGTTGCGATTCAAGCAACGGGACAACAAGCCGTACCTGTACCACAACCCATTATTGATAACATATATAACCAAGCGAATGTCGTGCATAGCGGTAGCACCGGTGGTCAATTAGCATGGCCCGCAATGCTTCGTAAAGCTTACCGCCTAGACCCAAGCTTTGCTCAATAG
- a CDS encoding mandelate racemase/muconate lactonizing enzyme family protein, with protein sequence MKVNRVEVFDIHCPDRPAWTPVFVRIHTDEGISGVGEAGLAYDLGHSAAASMIKEMAEAFLIGHDPFQTELLWSRMLRESFWGLGGGPVVYAAMSAIDTALWDIKGKALNLPVYQLLGGKVNPELRTYASQLQFDWDSEFKALVQPHEYAEAAHKAIAEGYDAVKVDPIQYDKDGNTYYDRTKLISRAEMKLYRARMKAIREAVGDEVDIIFECHSLPGATSAIQIADIAEEFDCMYYEEPVNYLNHSLHAKVANKTSVPIAGGERLYNRWGVRPYFEDQSIDVLQPDIGLCGGFTETKKVCDYADIFDIRIQAHVCGGPVATAASLHLETAIPNFLIHEHHTYAIKKWNRELCLQDPQPKNGIFRVSEEPGLGIELNDEIVMRSARVEIK encoded by the coding sequence ATGAAAGTTAATCGTGTCGAAGTTTTCGATATTCATTGTCCAGATAGACCTGCTTGGACACCCGTTTTTGTTCGTATTCACACCGATGAAGGCATTTCAGGGGTTGGTGAAGCTGGGCTTGCATACGACCTCGGCCACAGCGCTGCGGCCAGTATGATCAAAGAAATGGCTGAAGCTTTTTTAATTGGTCATGACCCTTTTCAAACCGAGCTGCTTTGGTCGCGTATGCTGAGAGAAAGCTTTTGGGGTTTAGGTGGCGGACCTGTGGTATATGCGGCGATGTCAGCAATAGATACCGCGCTTTGGGATATTAAAGGTAAAGCCTTAAACCTACCTGTTTATCAGTTGCTTGGTGGTAAAGTGAACCCTGAGCTTCGCACCTATGCCTCACAATTACAGTTTGATTGGGATAGCGAGTTTAAAGCACTAGTTCAACCACACGAATATGCTGAAGCGGCTCACAAAGCCATTGCAGAAGGGTACGATGCGGTTAAAGTTGACCCAATTCAGTACGATAAAGATGGCAACACCTATTACGATAGAACTAAGCTTATCTCGCGCGCGGAAATGAAATTATACCGTGCAAGAATGAAAGCAATACGTGAAGCGGTAGGTGATGAAGTCGACATTATTTTTGAATGCCACAGCTTACCAGGCGCGACATCAGCCATTCAAATTGCAGACATCGCTGAAGAATTTGATTGTATGTATTATGAAGAGCCTGTGAATTATCTTAACCACTCTTTACATGCAAAGGTAGCCAACAAGACCTCTGTGCCAATCGCTGGTGGGGAACGTTTATATAATCGCTGGGGTGTTCGCCCTTATTTTGAAGATCAAAGTATTGATGTACTGCAGCCAGATATTGGCCTATGTGGTGGCTTTACGGAAACTAAGAAGGTATGTGATTACGCCGATATCTTTGATATCCGTATTCAGGCGCATGTCTGTGGCGGCCCGGTAGCAACCGCAGCTTCATTACACTTGGAAACCGCGATCCCAAATTTCCTGATCCATGAGCACCATACTTACGCAATCAAAAAGTGGAACAGAGAGCTATGCTTGCAAGATCCACAGCCTAAGAACGGTATCTTTAGAGTGTCAGAAGAGCCGGGGCTTGGTATTGAGCTAAACGATGAAATCGTGATGCGCTCAGCCCGTGTGGAAATTAAGTAG
- a CDS encoding c-type cytochrome — protein MSKMKKLLVGTTVAICALGSASSMAADGKALYTAKMCQTCHGAEGKAPIMPLYPKVNGQSKEYLAAQMKDIKSGKRNNGMTAAMKAMVANVTDAEIDAIAEYLSKVE, from the coding sequence ATGAGCAAGATGAAAAAACTACTAGTAGGGACTACGGTGGCAATTTGCGCACTAGGTTCAGCAAGTTCAATGGCTGCAGATGGTAAAGCATTGTATACAGCAAAGATGTGCCAAACCTGTCATGGTGCAGAAGGTAAAGCACCGATCATGCCTCTGTATCCGAAGGTAAATGGTCAAAGCAAAGAGTATTTAGCGGCGCAAATGAAAGATATCAAATCAGGTAAACGTAATAACGGTATGACAGCAGCAATGAAAGCGATGGTTGCTAATGTCACTGACGCTGAAATCGATGCGATTGCAGAGTATCTATCTAAAGTTGAATAA
- a CDS encoding DUF2058 domain-containing protein: protein MGSLQDQLLKAGLTTEHKAKVAKTQKRKQQKKKKKGATSDQTDLQKHIEQTKLEQQKRAEELNKAKQETLKDKEQIARVKQILEHHNQDEIRGNVTFNFTYQNKVKELEVNSETQKALSKGRLAICVLEEQFYVLQDEPARKIAEVDEKYIVFHVEDNQQGDEDDPYADFEVPDDLMW from the coding sequence ATGGGTTCACTGCAAGATCAGTTGCTAAAAGCAGGTCTAACAACTGAGCACAAAGCGAAAGTTGCAAAAACACAAAAGCGTAAACAGCAGAAGAAAAAGAAAAAAGGCGCAACGAGCGACCAAACAGACCTTCAAAAACATATTGAGCAGACAAAGCTTGAGCAGCAAAAGCGTGCCGAAGAGCTAAATAAAGCGAAGCAAGAAACGCTAAAAGATAAAGAGCAAATTGCTCGCGTGAAGCAGATCTTAGAACACCATAACCAAGATGAGATCCGCGGTAATGTGACCTTTAACTTCACATATCAAAATAAGGTGAAGGAGTTAGAAGTTAATTCCGAAACACAAAAAGCGCTATCAAAGGGGCGTTTAGCGATTTGTGTATTAGAAGAGCAGTTCTACGTGCTACAAGATGAACCTGCTAGAAAGATTGCAGAGGTAGACGAGAAGTATATCGTTTTCCATGTTGAGGACAATCAGCAAGGTGATGAGGATGATCCTTACGCTGACTTTGAAGTCCCAGATGATTTGATGTGGTAG